Proteins co-encoded in one Klebsiella michiganensis genomic window:
- the ribB gene encoding 3,4-dihydroxy-2-butanone 4-phosphate synthase (DHBP synthase; functions during riboflavin biosynthesis), whose amino-acid sequence MNQTLLSVFGTPTERVERALDALREGRGAMVLDDENRENEGDMIFPAETMTVEQMALTIRHGSGIVCLCLTDERRKQLELPMMVENNTSAFGTGFTVTIEAAHGVTTGVSAADRLTTVRAAIADDAKPSDLHRPGHVFPLRAQPGGVLTRGGHTEATIDLVSLAGFKPAGVLCELTNDDGTMARAPECIEFARKHNMAVVTIEDLVEYRQAQARKAS is encoded by the coding sequence ATGAATCAGACGCTACTTTCTGTATTTGGCACCCCGACTGAGCGCGTTGAGCGTGCTCTTGATGCGCTTCGCGAAGGCCGTGGCGCCATGGTTCTCGACGACGAAAATCGTGAGAACGAAGGCGATATGATCTTCCCGGCTGAAACCATGACCGTTGAGCAAATGGCGCTGACCATTCGCCACGGCAGCGGTATTGTCTGTCTGTGCCTGACCGACGAACGCCGTAAACAGCTCGAACTGCCGATGATGGTCGAAAACAACACCAGTGCTTTCGGCACCGGGTTTACTGTGACTATCGAAGCCGCGCACGGCGTGACAACCGGCGTTTCTGCAGCCGACCGTTTGACCACTGTGCGCGCGGCAATTGCCGATGACGCTAAGCCGAGCGACCTGCACCGTCCTGGCCACGTTTTCCCGCTGCGTGCGCAGCCGGGGGGCGTGTTAACTCGTGGCGGCCATACCGAAGCGACAATCGATCTGGTTTCTCTGGCGGGTTTCAAACCTGCAGGAGTCTTGTGTGAGTTGACCAACGACGACGGCACCATGGCGCGCGCGCCGGAGTGCATCGAGTTTGCCCGTAAACACAATATGGCGGTTGTTACCATCGAAGATCTGGTGGAATATCGTCAGGCGCAAGCGCGTAAAGCTAGCTAA